A genomic window from Silene latifolia isolate original U9 population chromosome Y, ASM4854445v1, whole genome shotgun sequence includes:
- the LOC141630815 gene encoding uncharacterized protein LOC141630815, with protein MVLVNDGYVVNVILLKTVRKLATKKADLIPTMEGVRAYDGTRRKVFGLTTLTIVTGPLEQQVNFQVVDIEAFFNMLLGRPWIHATKAVTSTLHQKIRHLNNKEIISITLKDNQFAPTALISDADLAKIVQGWRKTFKGTDHQGRILKITTEEGPMFKDGSGDESESAFDNESESEPVLVSNVPNTPVKTPFSLFYDKLGSVPEVVPQTNKVPFTLFYHNLGAILENESKIVTHTPAKSKNMELILRATSSTTSPLTPDEMFVLPELFAQIDLIDAKFSYDSSHFNCNAILNEHEEFDLSDYPPHLAKELDKRELGTPIIEETKPINVGIDQTPQELKIGITLDPMERQQFTDLLLEYKDVFAWSYKDMPRIVREITEHKIPIKPGAKPVK; from the exons atggtcctagTCAATGACGGTTATGTTGTGAATGTCATCCTTCTCAAAACTGTACGCAAGTTGGCAACTAAGAAGGCTGACCTTATCCCAACCATGGAAGGAGTCCGCGCCTATGACGGTACCCGCCGCAAAGTCTTCGGTCTAACTACCTTAACCATCGTGACCGGACCCCTGGAACAGCAAGTCAACTTCCAAGTGGTCGACATTGAAGCATTCTTTAACATGCTCTTAGGGCGTCCTTGGATCCATGCCACTAAAGCTGTCACTTCAACCcttcaccagaagatcagg cacctcaacAACAAGGAGATCATATCTATAACCCTCAAAGACAACCAATTCGCCCCCACTGCCTTGATCTCTGATGCTGACCTAGCGAAAATtgtccaaggctggaggaagactttCAAAGGGACCGAtcaccaaggccgcattctcaagatcacaacagAAGAAGGCCCCATGTTCAAAGACGGAAGTGGAGATGAGTCTGAATCCGCGTTTGATAACGAATCAGAGTCAGAGCCCGTTTTAGTTTCTAACGTTCCCAACACCCCTGTCAAAACCCCCTTTTCGCTGTTCTACGATAAACTGGGGTCTGTCCCAGAAGTCGTACCCCAAACCAACAAAGTCCCTTTcacactattttatcacaatctCGGGGCTATCTTAGAGAATGAGTCAAAAATTGTCACCCATACTCCCGCGAAGAGTAAAAACATGGAGCTTATTCTACGGGCCACCTCCTCTACAACGTCGCCTCTGACTCCCGACGAGATGTTTGTCCTGCCCGAGCTCTTTGCTCAGATTGACTTAATAGATGCCAAATTTTCTTATGACTCCTCCCATTTTAACTGTAATGCAATTCTAAACgaacatgaggaatttgacttgagtgattaCCCACCTCATTTAGCCAAAGAACTCGACAAACGCGAACTTGGaacacccatcattgaggagaccaaacctattaacgtagggattGACCAAACACCACAAGAACTTAAGATAGGGATCACCCTTGACCCCATGGAAAGACAACAATTCACCGACCTCTTACTCGagtacaaggacgtattcgcatggtcctatAAAGACATGCCTAGGATTGTTAGAGAGATCACAGAGCACAAGATACCCATTAAGCCTGGAGCCAAACCCGTGAAGTAA